A stretch of the Proteus sp. ZN5 genome encodes the following:
- a CDS encoding chondroitinase family polysaccharide lyase produces MPIFRFTALAVTLGLLSAPYNALAATSNPAFDPKNLMQSEIYHFAQSNPLADFSSDKNSTLTLSDKRSVMGSQSLLWKWKGGSSFTLHKKLIVPTDKEASKAWGRASTPVLSFWLYNEKPIDGYLTIDFGEKLNSTSEAQAGFKVKLNFTGWRAIGISLNNDLENREMTLNTMNTSSDGTQDSIGRSLGANVDSIRFKAPSNVGQGEIYIDRIMFSIDDARYQWSDYQVKTRLSEPEIQFHNVQPQLPVTPENLAAIDLIRQRLINEFVGGEKETNLALEENISKLKSDFDALNIRTLADGGIQGRHLITDKQTIIYQPENLNTQDKPLFDNYVILGNYTTLMFNISRAYVLEKDPTQKAQLKQMYLLMTKHLLDQGFVKGSALVTTHHWGYSSRWWYISTLLMSDALKEANLQTQVYDSLLWYSREFKSSFDMKVGADSSDLDYFNTLSRQHLALLLLEPDDQKRINLVNTFSHYITGALTQVPPGGKDGLRPDGTAWRHEGNYPGYSFPAFKNASQLIYLLRGTPFSVGESGWNNLKKAMVSAWIYSNPEVGLPLAGRHPFNSPSLKSVAQGYYWLAMSAKPSPDKTLASIYLAISDKTQSESNAIFGETIAPAALPQGFYSFNGGAFGIHRWQDKMVTLKAYNTNVWSSEIYNKDNRYGRYQSHGVAQIVSNGSQLSQGYQQEGWDWNRMPGATTIHLPLKELDSPKPHTLMQRGERGFSGTSALEGQYGMMAFDLIYPANLERFDPNFTAKKSVLAANNHLIFIGSNINSSDKNKDVETTLFQHAITPSLNTIWINGQKVEAFPYQATLKQGDWLIDSNGNGYLITQAEKVNISRQHQTSAENKNRQSTEGNFSSAWIDHSVQPKDSSYEYMVFLDATPEKMEEMAKKFRENNGLYQVLRKDKDVHIIYDKLSNVTGYAFYQSASIEDKWIKKVDKPAIVMTHHQGNTLTVSAVTPDLNMTRQKAATTVTINVIINGKWQPNDKNSDVKYNVSGDNTELTFTSYFGIPQEIKLSPLS; encoded by the coding sequence ATGCCGATATTTCGCTTTACTGCACTTGCTGTGACACTGGGGTTATTATCAGCCCCTTATAACGCACTTGCAGCTACCAGCAATCCTGCATTTGATCCTAAAAATCTGATGCAGTCAGAAATCTATCACTTTGCGCAAAGTAACCCATTAGCGGACTTTTCATCAGATAAAAACTCAACACTGACGTTATCTGATAAGCGTAGTGTTATGGGAAGCCAATCCCTTTTGTGGAAATGGAAAGGTGGCAGCAGTTTTACTTTGCATAAAAAACTTATTGTCCCAACAGATAAAGAAGCGTCTAAAGCATGGGGACGTGCATCAACACCTGTTTTATCATTTTGGCTTTATAATGAAAAACCCATTGATGGCTATCTTACTATCGATTTTGGAGAGAAGCTGAATTCAACGAGCGAAGCGCAAGCGGGTTTTAAAGTAAAACTAAATTTCACTGGCTGGCGTGCTATTGGGATCTCTTTAAATAACGATCTTGAAAATCGAGAGATGACCTTAAATACAATGAATACCTCTTCTGATGGTACTCAAGACAGTATTGGCCGCTCTTTAGGTGCTAATGTCGATAGCATTCGATTTAAAGCGCCATCAAATGTAGGTCAGGGTGAAATCTATATCGATCGTATTATGTTTTCTATCGATGATGCTCGCTATCAATGGTCTGATTATCAAGTTAAAACACGCTTATCAGAGCCTGAGATCCAATTTCATAACGTGCAACCTCAGTTACCAGTGACACCTGAAAACTTAGCGGCGATTGATCTTATTCGCCAACGCTTGATTAATGAATTTGTCGGTGGTGAAAAAGAGACAAATCTCGCGTTAGAAGAAAATATTAGTAAATTAAAAAGTGACTTTGATGCACTCAATATTCGTACTTTAGCGGATGGTGGAATACAAGGGCGACATCTGATCACGGATAAACAAACTATTATTTATCAGCCAGAAAACCTTAATACTCAAGATAAGCCACTTTTTGATAATTATGTCATTCTTGGTAACTACACAACATTAATGTTTAATATCAGCCGTGCTTATGTTCTTGAAAAAGATCCCACGCAAAAGGCGCAACTAAAGCAGATGTACTTATTAATGACAAAGCATTTATTAGATCAAGGCTTTGTTAAAGGGAGTGCTTTAGTGACAACCCATCACTGGGGATACAGTTCTCGTTGGTGGTACATTTCTACACTATTAATGTCTGATGCCTTAAAAGAAGCAAATCTACAAACTCAAGTTTATGATTCATTACTGTGGTATTCACGAGAGTTTAAAAGTAGTTTTGATATGAAGGTAGGAGCAGATAGTTCAGACTTAGACTATTTCAACACCTTATCTCGTCAGCACTTAGCTTTATTACTACTAGAGCCTGATGATCAAAAGCGCATCAACTTAGTTAATACTTTCAGTCATTACATCACAGGGGCGTTAACTCAGGTACCACCAGGCGGTAAAGATGGTTTACGTCCTGATGGCACAGCGTGGCGCCATGAAGGTAACTATCCAGGTTACTCTTTCCCTGCCTTTAAAAATGCCTCTCAGCTCATTTATTTACTACGTGGCACACCATTTTCAGTGGGGGAAAGCGGTTGGAATAACCTGAAAAAAGCAATGGTCTCAGCGTGGATTTACAGTAACCCTGAAGTTGGATTACCTCTTGCTGGGCGACATCCCTTTAACTCACCTTCGTTAAAATCCGTCGCACAAGGCTACTACTGGCTTGCAATGTCTGCAAAACCATCTCCAGATAAAACACTCGCTTCTATTTATCTTGCTATTAGTGATAAAACTCAAAGTGAATCGAATGCTATTTTTGGGGAAACTATTGCGCCAGCTGCTTTACCTCAAGGCTTCTATTCCTTTAATGGCGGGGCTTTTGGTATTCATCGCTGGCAAGATAAAATGGTGACACTGAAAGCTTATAATACCAATGTTTGGTCATCGGAAATTTATAACAAAGATAACCGCTATGGTCGTTATCAAAGTCATGGTGTCGCTCAAATAGTGAGTAATGGTTCGCAGCTTTCACAGGGCTATCAGCAAGAAGGTTGGGATTGGAATAGGATGCCAGGGGCAACCACAATTCATCTTCCTCTTAAAGAATTAGACAGCCCTAAACCTCATACATTAATGCAACGTGGCGAGCGTGGATTTAGCGGAACGTCAGCCCTTGAAGGTCAATATGGCATGATGGCATTCGATCTGATTTATCCTGCTAATCTTGAACGTTTTGATCCTAATTTTACTGCGAAAAAAAGTGTATTAGCCGCTAATAACCACTTAATTTTTATCGGTAGCAATATAAATAGTAGTGATAAGAATAAAGATGTTGAAACAACCTTATTTCAACATGCCATAACGCCATCATTAAATACCATTTGGATTAATGGGCAAAAAGTTGAAGCATTTCCTTATCAAGCAACACTAAAACAAGGTGATTGGTTAATTGATAGCAACGGTAATGGTTATTTAATTACTCAAGCTGAAAAAGTGAATATCAGTCGTCAACACCAGACTTCGGCTGAAAATAAAAATCGTCAATCAACAGAAGGAAACTTCAGTTCAGCGTGGATTGATCACAGTGTTCAACCTAAAGATTCTAGTTATGAGTATATGGTCTTTTTAGATGCGACTCCTGAAAAAATGGAAGAGATGGCTAAAAAATTCCGTGAAAATAATGGGTTATATCAGGTTCTTCGTAAAGATAAAGATGTTCATATTATTTACGATAAACTCAGCAACGTGACGGGATACGCCTTTTATCAATCTGCCTCAATCGAAGATAAATGGATCAAAAAGGTTGATAAACCTGCGATTGTGATGACCCATCATCAAGGAAATACACTTACTGTTAGTGCTGTTACACCGGATTTAAACATGACACGTCAGAAAGCAGCAACTACCGTTACTATCAATGTCATCATCAACGGGAAATGGCAACCTAATGATAAAAATAGTGACGTAAAATATAACGTTTCAGGTGATAACACTGAACTAACGTTTACCAGTTACTTTGGTATTCCACAAGAAATCAAACTTTCACCTCTCTCTTGA
- a CDS encoding autotransporter outer membrane beta-barrel domain-containing protein, whose translation MKNKKMLFLSTAIFSAIYGSAWAAECDPTLNICETVNINDGNTAQINKDVTVSQGDGVVFNGSSTEYKAQAITKNITVTGDGASAIKINHGASFSSNINLNGANVSSENGTAILVEGDFPKRGTGVYIRDGAIIRGKTAAIDFRTLKTGFRSDVNGEIHGDILGNGHADTKINFAYQGGAQNALFDGYKITGVPLIENHGNLTIQGKDRTIHWEGNFMNKENSQLIFRLDDNTNTDETILHVDGDVTFKKGSQAKLDFKGTSVDNIINKDIVLISSNSAIKDEAGITVTDANAIAPDVSPLLEKTDSWLETTPPNISGGVSGNQLVARYGISYEGGNNFISAAERGGVSENGLATASFVIPTVLNEFNNTRSQVSDEALSLLVAAGNDDNNIAALSNDLAPIADGSDIQAGLIMVEDMRNNIAHRYLRYDNQLPIEEREAGWNSWANVLYGYGTQSNQGGVNGYNTYRTGIQIGTDYEINQDALIGVSFAYNYAKADAKQRNASKEINHFEFMPYTGWYSDTLFLNGNLNIGYYTVDSERDIGGNTGWEGNTKAKGNYSGVQLGYQINAGTYFDFDFIHIKPMLTYQYQWLNIDSWEETGSALSMRTYGQRYAVNQLGGSVALWNSYQTAYGKLTPSLNLRYFKDIAGDNNINQRHSLTYFNTGGSTFDIKGNRVGGDIISAELGANLDITQSLNLGTTMGYQRYDKFNEGRIGFTVSQRF comes from the coding sequence GTGAAAAATAAAAAAATGTTATTTTTGAGCACTGCTATTTTTTCAGCTATTTATGGTTCAGCATGGGCGGCAGAATGTGATCCTACTTTAAATATCTGTGAAACTGTGAATATTAATGACGGGAATACGGCTCAAATAAATAAAGATGTTACTGTTTCTCAAGGTGATGGTGTTGTATTTAATGGATCATCAACAGAATACAAAGCTCAAGCAATTACAAAAAATATTACTGTTACTGGTGATGGAGCCAGCGCCATCAAAATAAATCATGGGGCTTCTTTTAGCAGTAATATCAACTTAAATGGCGCTAATGTGTCCAGTGAAAATGGTACAGCCATATTGGTTGAAGGTGACTTCCCTAAACGAGGCACAGGAGTTTATATCAGAGACGGTGCCATTATTCGTGGAAAAACCGCAGCTATTGATTTTAGAACACTGAAAACAGGTTTTAGAAGTGATGTAAATGGTGAGATCCATGGTGATATTTTAGGAAATGGCCATGCAGATACTAAAATAAATTTCGCTTATCAAGGTGGAGCTCAAAATGCTCTATTTGATGGATATAAAATTACAGGTGTACCCTTAATTGAAAACCACGGTAATTTAACTATCCAAGGAAAAGATAGAACGATCCACTGGGAAGGTAATTTCATGAATAAGGAAAATAGCCAGCTAATTTTCCGACTTGATGATAATACCAATACTGATGAAACTATTCTTCATGTTGACGGTGATGTCACCTTTAAAAAAGGTAGTCAAGCCAAGCTAGATTTTAAAGGCACCAGTGTCGATAACATCATAAATAAAGATATTGTTTTAATTTCTTCCAACTCAGCAATTAAAGATGAAGCTGGGATTACGGTTACCGATGCAAATGCTATTGCACCCGATGTTTCTCCTTTATTAGAAAAAACAGATTCATGGCTAGAAACTACACCACCTAATATTAGCGGTGGTGTTAGTGGTAACCAACTAGTTGCGCGTTATGGTATTAGCTACGAAGGTGGTAATAACTTTATTAGTGCTGCCGAACGCGGTGGTGTCAGTGAAAATGGATTAGCTACAGCTAGCTTTGTTATTCCTACTGTACTAAATGAATTTAATAATACGCGTAGCCAAGTTTCAGATGAAGCACTGAGTCTATTAGTCGCAGCTGGAAATGACGATAATAATATTGCTGCATTATCGAATGATTTAGCCCCTATAGCTGATGGTAGTGATATTCAAGCGGGATTAATCATGGTTGAAGATATGCGCAATAATATTGCTCATCGCTATTTACGCTATGATAACCAATTACCTATTGAAGAAAGAGAAGCTGGCTGGAATAGCTGGGCTAATGTACTGTACGGTTATGGTACACAAAGCAATCAAGGTGGAGTTAACGGTTACAACACTTACCGCACAGGCATTCAAATCGGTACTGATTACGAAATTAATCAAGATGCTCTTATCGGTGTTTCTTTTGCTTATAACTACGCAAAAGCTGATGCCAAACAACGTAACGCAAGTAAAGAAATTAACCATTTTGAATTTATGCCTTACACCGGTTGGTATAGTGACACATTATTCCTAAACGGTAATTTAAATATTGGTTATTACACTGTCGATAGCGAACGAGATATCGGTGGTAATACTGGATGGGAAGGAAATACCAAAGCAAAAGGCAACTATTCTGGTGTGCAATTAGGTTATCAAATTAACGCTGGAACCTATTTTGATTTTGATTTCATCCATATTAAACCAATGCTGACTTACCAATATCAATGGCTAAATATTGATTCATGGGAAGAAACAGGCTCTGCATTATCTATGCGAACTTATGGTCAACGCTATGCTGTTAATCAATTAGGTGGTTCAGTTGCTTTATGGAATAGCTATCAAACCGCTTATGGCAAATTAACGCCATCCCTTAATCTGCGTTATTTCAAAGATATTGCAGGTGACAATAATATTAATCAACGTCATAGCCTCACTTATTTTAATACTGGAGGAAGTACCTTCGATATTAAAGGAAATCGTGTTGGTGGCGACATTATTAGTGCTGAATTAGGGGCAAATCTCGATATTACCCAATCGTTAAATTTAGGCACAACAATGGGATATCAGCGTTATGACAAATTCAATGAAGGACGCATTGGCTTCACCGTTAGCCAACGTTTCTAA
- a CDS encoding OmpG porin family protein: protein MNKLRIALFLPLLGLGFTSFHSQAANVNAMFSWETADYDTPNNYAGYRVDFNINPDKSNWYFDVGFRQREHDNKNRYQRYDLQGSYRFKLNNGWIQPGLKVRQDLTNYDNGSRLTIDFYESKTNYQFPINKDWVLTGSVLFGLQKKEDKRSNGITNTDYLGWEIEPGLRYFVTPNINTTVAYFDGGKQAIRHEEYDTKETNHNQQLRMYVNWTTPIGLIVSPSMRKSIFGKIEDRTNKGVYIEKDMTRYTLQMAYQISPQWRVMTEYYNERVENKNDGSKSTQDYFKVSFRATF, encoded by the coding sequence ATGAACAAACTTCGTATTGCTCTTTTCTTACCTCTTCTTGGCTTAGGTTTCACTTCTTTTCATTCTCAAGCAGCTAATGTCAACGCCATGTTTTCTTGGGAAACGGCAGATTACGACACACCAAATAACTATGCTGGTTATCGTGTAGATTTTAATATTAATCCAGATAAGTCTAACTGGTATTTCGATGTTGGTTTTCGTCAACGTGAGCATGACAATAAGAATCGCTATCAGCGTTATGATTTACAGGGTAGCTATCGTTTTAAATTAAATAATGGTTGGATCCAACCCGGTTTAAAAGTACGTCAAGATCTGACTAACTATGATAATGGTAGCCGCTTAACTATTGATTTTTATGAATCAAAAACCAATTACCAATTTCCAATTAATAAAGATTGGGTTTTAACGGGTAGCGTTTTATTTGGCTTACAAAAGAAAGAAGACAAACGCAGTAATGGCATCACAAATACGGATTACTTAGGCTGGGAAATTGAACCTGGTCTACGTTATTTTGTCACTCCTAATATTAATACAACTGTGGCTTATTTTGATGGTGGTAAACAAGCAATACGACATGAAGAATACGACACAAAAGAAACAAACCATAATCAACAATTACGTATGTATGTAAACTGGACGACTCCAATAGGATTAATTGTTTCTCCATCAATGCGTAAATCTATTTTCGGGAAAATAGAAGATAGAACAAATAAAGGCGTTTATATCGAAAAAGATATGACACGTTATACCTTACAAATGGCTTATCAAATATCACCTCAATGGCGAGTCATGACGGAATATTATAATGAACGAGTTGAAAATAAAAACGATGGTAGTAAATCAACTCAGGATTATTTCAAAGTTTCATTCCGAGCAACATTCTAA
- a CDS encoding sulfatase-like hydrolase/transferase, with the protein MTVSRRTFIKGLAASGAAMTVSTPVIANSGYSASNTRSRPENAPNLLIVFPDEMRAHALQFMGEDPSITPNLNKFAKQAKVMTQMASNYPLCSPFRGMFMTGQYPVRNGITGNAHDYGGKVGIDLSPYAKCWSDVLKSLDYSTGYIGKWHLDAPYEPFIESYNNPMEGRYWNEWAAPDRRHGFDFWYSYGTYDLHLKPMYWANDTPRDKPIYIDQWGPEHEADMAIKFLKNENNQFRDNSKPFALVVSMNPPHSPYDQVPKKYLDAYQGKTSKELNTRPNVQWDTEYQEGYGPQYFKEYMAMVNGVDEQFGRIVDELEKQGLADNTLVVFFSDHGSCLGANGQATKNNPYEESMRVPMMFRLPGKIKPGSDDALMSAPDIYPTILGLLGLSEWIPDSVEGTDLADRVVTGKGDTANSQLYLFIPYGEPSFGKRGVRTKTHTLVIDRQDGQPLKYTLYDNVNDPYQMKNIAKDNMPLIEKLIKEELTPWLEKTGDSWRATEFITATTNKLNKTISTCKEK; encoded by the coding sequence ATGACTGTTTCCCGCAGAACTTTTATCAAAGGACTCGCAGCCAGCGGTGCAGCAATGACTGTTTCTACCCCTGTTATTGCTAATTCAGGATATTCAGCTTCTAACACGCGATCGCGTCCAGAGAATGCCCCTAATCTATTAATTGTTTTCCCAGATGAAATGCGTGCTCATGCATTACAGTTTATGGGGGAAGATCCTTCAATTACACCTAATTTGAATAAATTTGCGAAGCAAGCCAAAGTAATGACGCAGATGGCTTCAAACTACCCTCTTTGTTCTCCATTCCGTGGCATGTTTATGACAGGTCAATACCCTGTTCGTAATGGTATTACAGGAAATGCTCACGATTATGGTGGCAAAGTAGGTATTGATTTATCTCCTTATGCAAAATGTTGGTCTGATGTTTTAAAATCTCTCGATTACAGTACTGGTTATATTGGTAAATGGCACCTTGATGCGCCTTACGAACCATTTATTGAAAGTTACAACAATCCAATGGAAGGTCGTTATTGGAATGAATGGGCTGCACCAGATAGACGCCATGGTTTTGATTTTTGGTATTCTTATGGCACCTACGATTTACATTTAAAACCAATGTATTGGGCAAACGATACACCTCGTGATAAACCAATTTACATTGATCAATGGGGGCCTGAACATGAAGCTGATATGGCAATCAAGTTCCTCAAAAATGAAAACAATCAATTTAGAGATAATTCAAAACCATTTGCATTAGTGGTTTCAATGAATCCACCTCATTCACCTTATGATCAAGTACCGAAAAAATACCTCGATGCTTATCAAGGTAAGACGTCAAAAGAGCTAAATACACGCCCTAATGTACAGTGGGATACTGAATATCAAGAAGGCTATGGTCCTCAATATTTCAAAGAATATATGGCGATGGTCAACGGTGTTGATGAGCAATTTGGTCGCATCGTAGATGAATTAGAAAAACAAGGTCTTGCAGATAATACTCTCGTTGTTTTCTTCTCTGATCATGGTAGTTGCTTAGGGGCAAATGGACAGGCAACAAAAAATAATCCTTATGAAGAATCCATGCGTGTTCCTATGATGTTTCGTTTACCGGGTAAAATTAAACCTGGTTCTGACGATGCATTAATGTCAGCACCTGATATTTATCCGACTATCTTAGGGCTACTTGGTTTATCAGAATGGATCCCTGATTCAGTAGAAGGTACTGATCTTGCAGATAGAGTTGTCACAGGCAAAGGCGACACAGCAAACTCTCAGCTATATCTCTTTATTCCTTATGGTGAACCTTCATTTGGTAAACGAGGTGTAAGAACCAAAACTCATACTTTGGTTATAGATAGACAAGATGGGCAACCATTGAAATATACTTTATATGACAATGTGAACGATCCATATCAAATGAAAAACATTGCCAAAGATAATATGCCTTTAATTGAGAAATTAATTAAAGAAGAATTAACCCCTTGGTTGGAAAAAACAGGAGATTCTTGGCGCGCCACTGAATTCATTACGGCAACAACCAATAAATTAAATAAAACAATATCGACATGTAAAGAAAAATAA
- a CDS encoding N-acetyltransferase — MNYIFQKMTAKDINAVALLLQANSESQQGGLYGEYPLNKVEAMYQSSTNAIIALYQGNVVAVVFSFPVTSFSIPPIAQAINQHFPEITQNNWFYGPVCIDKSHRGKSLLKDLYQQICSLHGGHPIAFVNSENIRSLKAHQKLGMEIVKNFEFKGTSWWVIKGQ; from the coding sequence ATGAATTATATATTTCAAAAAATGACCGCTAAAGATATTAATGCAGTTGCACTATTATTACAGGCAAATTCCGAATCTCAGCAAGGTGGATTATATGGCGAATACCCTCTAAATAAAGTTGAGGCAATGTATCAAAGTAGCACTAACGCCATCATTGCACTTTACCAAGGAAATGTTGTGGCTGTTGTTTTTAGCTTTCCTGTTACCTCTTTTTCGATCCCTCCAATTGCTCAAGCTATAAATCAACATTTTCCAGAAATAACACAAAATAATTGGTTTTACGGTCCTGTTTGTATAGATAAATCGCACCGTGGAAAATCCCTATTAAAAGATCTCTACCAGCAGATCTGTTCTTTACATGGCGGGCATCCTATTGCATTTGTGAATAGTGAAAATATTCGATCACTAAAAGCACATCAAAAATTAGGTATGGAGATCGTTAAAAATTTTGAGTTTAAAGGCACATCTTGGTGGGTCATTAAAGGACAATGA
- a CDS encoding YadA-like family protein — protein sequence MLFKKLFLIVFLFPTLSYSNTHSIKENKEEPIIVNIPSISLGEKSKASGNGSIAIGTNSQAKNTHSVAIGANSLATEENTVSFGNIENNHTSRLVNISDGKNNTDAVNLIQTKKLVDKNRITTTNAINQLKRTVSTDISDLKTHVNDFDHYYRKRQAEITDSIANLDKVIIALEKKVFAGIASSVAMTSIPYLTHHTLSGGIGISNYRTGTAFAGGVQYKPNNDIAFRLNSSINSEKEIIIGGGLAYGW from the coding sequence ATGCTATTTAAAAAATTATTTTTAATTGTTTTCTTATTTCCAACTCTCTCCTATTCAAACACGCATTCAATAAAAGAAAATAAAGAAGAACCAATAATCGTCAACATTCCAAGCATTTCATTAGGCGAAAAAAGTAAAGCATCTGGTAACGGTTCAATTGCAATAGGAACAAATAGCCAAGCTAAAAATACACATTCAGTTGCTATAGGCGCTAATTCATTAGCAACTGAAGAAAATACAGTGTCATTTGGTAATATTGAAAATAATCATACTTCTCGATTAGTCAATATTAGTGATGGTAAAAATAATACAGATGCAGTAAATCTTATTCAAACTAAGAAATTGGTAGATAAAAATAGAATAACAACAACTAATGCCATCAATCAATTAAAAAGAACTGTCAGTACAGATATCAGTGATCTCAAAACCCATGTTAATGATTTTGATCATTATTACAGGAAAAGACAGGCTGAAATTACAGATTCAATTGCAAATTTAGACAAAGTAATTATTGCGTTAGAGAAGAAAGTATTTGCTGGCATTGCTTCATCTGTTGCAATGACTAGCATTCCTTATCTTACTCATCACACCTTAAGTGGCGGGATCGGTATTAGTAATTATCGAACAGGCACAGCATTTGCTGGAGGTGTACAATATAAACCGAATAACGATATTGCATTTCGATTAAACTCCTCCATTAATAGTGAAAAAGAAATTATTATTGGTGGTGGATTAGCTTATGGTTGGTAA
- a CDS encoding MurR/RpiR family transcriptional regulator — translation MSTATNLNELQEQVRSRYNGLSKRLQQVAHYLLDNKNSVAFDTIAILADKANVPPSTLIRFANAFHFNGFNEMKQLFQNHLMNEMVNENENLTYKQKYKEEPPNLNEPAYILQEFAQANSHSLQQLANQTHREMLNKTLQLLEHAETIYICGFHHSFSAASYFFHALSHIPCETVFVNSLGGMYKEQLRNITHRDVLFGIHFHPYSDEMQKMCEMATYKEAKQIIVTDSPISPLASLSDVCLTVKEAQIKTFRSQTSTMCLLQAISVAFAFRKKR, via the coding sequence ATGTCTACTGCAACAAATCTGAATGAACTACAGGAACAAGTTCGCTCCCGCTATAATGGATTAAGTAAAAGGCTACAGCAGGTTGCACATTATCTACTTGATAATAAAAACAGTGTGGCATTTGATACAATTGCGATCCTTGCAGATAAAGCAAATGTTCCTCCATCGACATTAATTCGTTTTGCCAACGCATTTCATTTCAATGGCTTTAATGAAATGAAACAATTATTTCAAAATCATCTGATGAATGAAATGGTAAACGAAAATGAAAATTTAACTTATAAACAAAAATATAAAGAGGAGCCTCCTAATCTGAATGAGCCTGCCTATATTTTGCAAGAATTTGCGCAAGCAAATAGCCATTCATTGCAACAATTGGCAAATCAGACTCACAGAGAAATGTTAAATAAAACATTACAATTACTGGAACACGCTGAAACAATTTATATTTGTGGCTTTCATCACTCATTCAGTGCTGCAAGTTATTTTTTTCATGCTCTCTCGCATATCCCTTGTGAGACTGTTTTTGTTAACAGTTTAGGTGGGATGTACAAAGAGCAATTGAGAAATATTACACATCGTGATGTGCTCTTTGGCATCCACTTCCACCCGTATTCAGATGAAATGCAAAAAATGTGTGAAATGGCGACTTACAAAGAAGCAAAACAGATTATTGTTACTGATAGTCCAATTAGCCCATTAGCGAGTCTAAGCGATGTTTGTTTAACAGTTAAAGAAGCTCAAATAAAAACCTTTCGTTCTCAAACGTCAACAATGTGTTTACTACAAGCAATTTCCGTCGCTTTTGCTTTTAGAAAAAAACGTTAA
- a CDS encoding cytochrome b codes for MQWRNNVSRYGHLSLLLHWGSALTVYGMFALGLWMVTLGYYDSWYHSAPEIHKSIGILLFIILIVRVIWRWISPPPKALSSYSKLTRISAHIAHMLLYLILFSILISGYLISTADGQAISVFDWFSVPAIFTGQAEQADLAGDIHLYLAWAVVLLSLLHAAGALKHHFIDKDVTLKRMLGMRTK; via the coding sequence ATGCAATGGCGAAATAACGTGTCTCGCTATGGGCACTTATCGCTCCTTTTACACTGGGGGTCAGCGCTGACTGTCTATGGTATGTTTGCTTTAGGGCTGTGGATGGTGACGCTAGGGTATTATGATAGTTGGTATCATTCCGCACCTGAAATACATAAGAGCATTGGTATTCTTTTATTTATTATTCTGATAGTGCGAGTGATTTGGCGTTGGATCTCACCACCACCTAAAGCTTTATCAAGTTACAGTAAATTGACACGCATTAGTGCTCATATTGCACATATGCTTTTATATTTAATCTTATTTTCTATTTTGATTAGTGGTTATTTAATTTCAACCGCTGATGGACAAGCTATATCTGTATTTGATTGGTTTTCTGTACCTGCCATTTTTACAGGGCAAGCTGAACAAGCAGATTTAGCGGGTGATATTCATCTTTATTTAGCTTGGGCGGTGGTTTTGTTATCGCTATTACATGCCGCTGGTGCTTTAAAACATC